In one Streptomyces marincola genomic region, the following are encoded:
- a CDS encoding nitrate- and nitrite sensing domain-containing protein, translating to MRFRGKSIRRKIGALTLVPLLSLVSVWAFATAITVPEAREVTAARDAAEALAGPAEDVTLSLQRERRQTLVHVADPRRADALSRLTETQDATDAAVDRLRQRAEDVGDDLSEVAGDRLDTLLATLDGVEQLRDQVRNSTLSRPGALDGYGRLADPLHGLLAVLQPVDDTDLSRQARAVVGLAEARELLSRADALIAGALAAGQIAPDELRALGDLIAQRNLVHETYLPDLPLEDRQAHASFWESGTGGLLTSTEESVLDGRLAVVRAGQWEQIGGDAQEQLGTLLAEARDRYGARLDPDVDSVLVRAALAGLGLLAVVASATIALRAGRGLARDLRTLSRQAGDAAELRLPGVKRRLAAGEHVDVETEAPRLDYGDDELGRVGRALNTLQREAVSATVERVRTRRGVSEVFVNLARRHQVLLHRQLNLLDGLERRTAGSEDLADLHRLGHLAARMRRHAEGLVILSGAAPARQWRKPEQLMDVIRAAVDEVEDYERVEIHRLPSFTVAGGAVADLVHLVAELLENATVFSPPHTAVQVTGERVPHGFTIEIHDRGLGMTADALREANEQLASVPDFELSGTDRLGLHVVSRLAERHGIRVSLRESPYGGTTAVTLIPGELLTETADEPEERDPLPYAPGRPALLDGPVDGPVELEAPVGPADGMGAAEDAFTGQPHVRSADETDGLRPGWDPGGGSTWGPAHERDHERARERTGEQTRDQGHGAGHPPPAPRPPRREGAPVLISDHGRTVAGPPEERRAPRATTTGSGLPRRVRRAGPAGPAAGGGDRPVPGEPGDAPGAPGTGGGDAVPDLDAEEVRTRMAALQRGWRRGRQESDPGRGQAPPEPEV from the coding sequence ATGCGCTTTCGCGGCAAGTCGATCCGACGGAAGATAGGGGCGCTGACTCTCGTTCCGCTGCTTTCCCTGGTGTCGGTATGGGCGTTCGCGACGGCGATCACCGTGCCGGAGGCCCGCGAGGTGACCGCGGCCAGGGACGCCGCCGAGGCGCTGGCGGGACCGGCCGAGGACGTCACGCTGTCCTTGCAGCGCGAACGCAGGCAGACGCTGGTGCACGTGGCCGACCCGCGCCGGGCCGACGCGCTGAGCCGGCTCACCGAGACGCAGGACGCGACCGACGCGGCCGTCGACCGGCTGCGGCAGCGCGCCGAGGACGTCGGGGACGACCTGAGCGAGGTCGCGGGGGACCGGCTCGACACCCTGCTGGCCACGCTCGACGGCGTCGAGCAACTGCGGGACCAGGTGCGCAACAGCACGCTGTCCCGCCCGGGCGCGCTGGACGGCTACGGCCGCCTGGCCGACCCCCTGCACGGCCTCCTCGCCGTGCTCCAGCCGGTCGACGACACGGATCTGAGCCGGCAGGCGCGGGCCGTCGTCGGCCTGGCAGAGGCGCGCGAGCTGCTCTCCCGGGCCGACGCGCTCATCGCAGGCGCCCTCGCGGCCGGTCAGATCGCCCCGGACGAACTGCGGGCCCTGGGCGACCTGATCGCCCAGCGGAACCTGGTGCACGAGACCTACCTGCCCGACCTGCCGCTTGAGGACCGGCAGGCCCACGCGAGCTTCTGGGAGAGCGGCACCGGCGGCCTCCTGACCTCGACGGAGGAGAGCGTGCTCGACGGCCGGCTCGCCGTGGTCAGGGCCGGCCAGTGGGAGCAGATCGGCGGCGACGCCCAGGAGCAGCTCGGCACCCTGCTGGCCGAGGCGAGGGACCGCTACGGCGCCCGGCTCGACCCCGACGTCGACTCGGTCCTCGTCCGGGCCGCCCTCGCCGGGCTCGGGCTGCTCGCCGTCGTCGCGTCCGCGACCATCGCCCTCAGGGCCGGCCGCGGCCTGGCCCGCGACCTGCGGACGCTGTCGCGACAGGCGGGGGACGCGGCCGAGTTGCGCCTGCCGGGCGTCAAACGCCGTCTCGCCGCCGGGGAGCACGTCGACGTGGAGACCGAGGCGCCGCGGCTCGACTACGGCGACGACGAACTGGGCCGCGTCGGCCGCGCCCTGAACACGCTGCAACGCGAGGCGGTGTCCGCCACGGTGGAGCGCGTGCGGACCCGGCGCGGCGTGTCGGAGGTGTTCGTCAACCTCGCCCGGCGCCACCAGGTGCTGCTGCACCGGCAGCTCAACCTGCTGGACGGGCTCGAACGGCGCACCGCCGGCAGCGAGGACCTCGCCGACCTCCACCGGCTCGGCCACCTCGCGGCACGCATGCGGCGGCACGCGGAAGGGCTGGTCATCCTGTCGGGCGCTGCCCCGGCGCGGCAGTGGCGCAAGCCCGAGCAGCTGATGGACGTCATACGCGCGGCCGTCGACGAGGTGGAGGACTACGAGCGTGTCGAGATCCACCGCCTGCCGTCGTTCACCGTGGCCGGCGGCGCGGTGGCCGACCTCGTGCACCTCGTCGCAGAACTGCTGGAGAACGCGACCGTGTTCTCGCCGCCGCACACGGCCGTGCAGGTGACGGGCGAACGGGTGCCGCACGGCTTCACGATCGAGATACACGACCGCGGCCTCGGGATGACGGCGGACGCCCTGCGCGAGGCCAACGAACAGCTCGCCAGCGTCCCGGACTTCGAACTGTCCGGCACCGACCGGCTCGGCCTGCACGTCGTCTCCCGCCTCGCCGAGCGCCACGGCATCCGGGTCTCGCTGCGCGAGTCGCCCTACGGCGGCACCACCGCGGTCACCCTCATACCCGGCGAACTTCTCACGGAGACCGCCGATGAGCCCGAGGAACGCGACCCGCTGCCGTACGCCCCGGGCCGGCCGGCGCTGCTCGACGGCCCGGTGGACGGCCCGGTCGAGCTGGAGGCCCCGGTGGGCCCGGCGGACGGGATGGGCGCCGCCGAGGACGCGTTCACCGGGCAGCCGCACGTCCGTTCCGCCGACGAGACCGACGGCCTCCGGCCCGGCTGGGACCCCGGCGGCGGCAGCACGTGGGGCCCGGCCCACGAACGCGACCACGAACGCGCCCGTGAGCGGACCGGCGAGCAGACCCGCGACCAGGGCCACGGGGCGGGTCACCCGCCGCCCGCGCCGCGACCGCCCCGGCGCGAGGGCGCGCCCGTGCTGATCAGCGACCACGGCCGCACCGTCGCCGGCCCGCCCGAGGAACGGCGGGCCCCCCGGGCCACGACGACGGGCTCGGGACTGCCGCGCCGCGTCCGGCGGGCAGGACCGGCGGGCCCCGCGGCCGGCGGCGGCGACCGGCCCGTGCCGGGCGAGCCGGGTGACGCCCCCGGCGCACCCGGTACCGGGGGCGGCGATGCCGTTCCCGACCTCGACGCCGAGGAGGTACGCACGCGCATGGCGGCCCTCCAGCGCGGCTGGCGGCGGGGGCGGCAGGAGAGCGACCCCGGCCGGGGCCAGGCCCCGCCGGAACCGGAAGTGTAA